One window from the genome of Oryza glaberrima chromosome 3, OglaRS2, whole genome shotgun sequence encodes:
- the LOC127765704 gene encoding peamaclein-like, translated as MKLNTTTTLALLLLLLLASSSLQVSMAGSDFCDGKCKVRCSKASRHDDCLKYCGVCCASCNCVPSGTAGNKDECPCYRDMTTGHGARKRPKCP; from the exons ATGAAGctcaacaccaccaccaccctggctctcctcctgctcctgctcttgGCCTCCTCTTCCCTCCAGGTTTCCATGGCTGGATCAG ATTTCTGCGACGGCAAGTGCAAGGTGAGGTGCTCGAAGGCGAGCAGGCACGACGACTGCCTCAAGTACTGCGGCGTGTGCTGCGCCTCCTGCAACTGCGTGCCGTCGGGGACGGCCGGCAACAAGGACGAGTGCCCCTGCTACCGCGACATGACCACCGGCCATGGCGCTCGCAAGAGGCCCAAGTGCCCATGA